One window from the genome of Cryptomeria japonica chromosome 6, Sugi_1.0, whole genome shotgun sequence encodes:
- the LOC131069963 gene encoding uncharacterized protein LOC131069963: MGQAWGNLQSTFKSKIPEEKVRAIIDHIFDRAIKDAKDRAKSKDPSSPQIEKNTLTFDEMHSAIVQVFQELNKNIPGAKYAPPTKDQVAEMLKNFDTNEDKQIDREEFSKFVQKFTVDLVRIYAKELLIMTVAIPAAALVTKRATRGVPFLGNLVAKIPTTVFVAGVTSAAVVLFNK, encoded by the exons ATGGGACAAGCCTGGGGAAATTTGCAGAGCACATTCAAAT CTAAGATACCAGAAGAGAAAGTGAGAGCTATCATAGACCATATATTTGATCGTGCAATTAAAGATGCAAAGGATAGAGCTAAGTCTAAGGATCCTTCATCACCACAGATAGAAAAAAATACTCTCACCTTTGATGAGATGCATTCTGCAATAGTTCAAGTCTTCCA GGAACTGAACAAAAATATTCCTGGTGCCAAGTATGCTCCTCCCACAAAGGATCAGGTCGCAGAAATGCTCAAG AATTTTGATACAAATGAAGATAAGCAGATTGACCGTGAGGAGTTTTCAAAATTTGTACAAAAGTTCACTGTAGATCTGGTGCGCATATATGCAAAAGAGTTGCTGATAATGACTGTAGCAATCCCTGCAGCAGCCCTAGTGACAAAGAGGGCTACCAGGGGAGTCCCTTTTCTGGGTAACCTCGTTGCCAAAATACCCACTACAGTTTTTGTAGCTGGTGTCACATCTGCAGCTGTGGTCTTATTCAACAAGTAA